One segment of Papaver somniferum cultivar HN1 unplaced genomic scaffold, ASM357369v1 unplaced-scaffold_81, whole genome shotgun sequence DNA contains the following:
- the LOC113345317 gene encoding cell wall integrity and stress response component 1-like, with the protein MVGLSIILESHHHHHHNNQHSYHHHQTGGAGTKNPQVINKTTKIKPSSSPNSCLHSSSSSSFSSSSSSSSSSSSSSINFLEACSLCDQRLLPGKDIYMYKGDRAFCSEECRWRQILKDDEETSKTNKQYSMKPTSSSSSRRSGKSSSGNKQNRAGGGAGFVY; encoded by the exons ATGGTGGGGTTGAGTATTATACTCGAATctcatcaccaccatcatcataaTAATCAACACTCTTACCACCACCATCAAACTGGTGGTGCTGGTACCAAAAACCCACAGGTTATTAACAAAACTACTAAGATCaaaccttcttcttctcctaACAGCTGTttgcattcttcttcttcttcttctttttcatcctcttcttcttcttcttcttcttcctcatcatcatcaatcaatTTTCTTGAAGCGTGTTCTCTGTGCGATCAGAGACTCTTACCCGGCAAAGACATCTATATGTACAA AGGAGACAGAGCATTTTGTAGCGAGGAGTGCAGATGGAGACAGATATTAAAGGATGATGAAGAGACTAGTAAGACCAACAAACAATACTCCATGAAACccacttcatcatcttcttctcgtCGTTCAGGCAAATCGTCATCAGGAAACAAGCAGAATCgagctggtggtggtgctggttttgtttactag
- the LOC113345511 gene encoding dynein light chain 2, cytoplasmic-like, which yields MSEEKRRNGNGGGVLYKKVSPPPSSSPPPPPPPPQPLDEKRSSSTSSSEKTSTTTKKAIIKSADMKEDLQKEAIEFAISAFQKHNVEKDIAEYIKKEFDKKHGPTWHCIVGRNFGSYVTHETNHFVYFYLDQKAILLFKSG from the exons ATGTCTGAAGAGAAGAGGAGAAATGGTAATGGAGGAGGAGTTTTATACAAGAAagtatcaccaccaccatcatcatcaccaccaccaccaccaccaccaccacaaccactggATGAGAAAAgatcttcatcaacatcatcatcagaaaAAACTAGTACTACTACTAAGAAAGCTATCATCAAGAGTGCTGATATGAAAGAAGATTTACAGAAAGAAGCCATTGAGTTCGCCATCTCT GCATTTCAGAAACACAATGTGGAGAAAGACATAGCTGAGTATATCAAGAAGGAATTTGATAAGAAGCATGGCCCTACTTGGCATTGTATTGTTGGTCGCAATTTCG GTTCATACGTGACTCACGAGACGAATCACTTTGTTTACTTCTACTTGGACCAAAAAGCAATCTTGTTATTCAAGTCCGGTTGA